The following are encoded together in the Arenicella xantha genome:
- the rpoC gene encoding DNA-directed RNA polymerase subunit beta', whose amino-acid sequence MQDLLNLFKQPGVPNDDFDSIRVSIASPEKIRSWSFGEVKKPETINYRTFKPERDGLFCAKLFGPINDYECLCGKYKRLKHRGVICEKCGVEVTLAKVRRERMGHIDLACPVAHIWFLKSLPSRLGLMLDMTVREIERVLYFEAYIVIDPGMTPLEAKTLMTEEAYLDAVEQYGDEFKAGMGAEAIKELLTAVNIDKEVIRLRGDLGETSSETKIKNITKRLKVLEAFQSSGNDPCWMIMEVLPVLPPDLRPLVALDGGRFATSDLNDLYRRVINRNNRLRRLLDLNAPDIIVRNEKRMLQESVDALLDNGRRGKAITGANKRQLKSLADMIKGKQGRFRQNLLGKRVDYSGRSVIVVGPTLRLHQCGLPKKMGLELFKPFIFNKLELRGLATTIKQAKKLVEAETPEVWDILEEVIREHPIMLNRAPTLHRLGIQAFEPVLVEGKAIQLHPLVCTPYNADFDGDQMAVHVPLSLEAQLEARTLMMSTNNILSPANGEPIIVPSQDIVLGLYYMTREMINVKGEGKEFASVDEVRRAYDAEQIALHAKIKVRVREVSIDPETGERTVTHVKYATTTGRALLSDILPEGMRFEAINQKMKKKTISETINLCYRTVGMKETVIFADQLMYTGFRNAALAGISIGVDDMVVPDEKHQIVDEAEAEVKHIQEQYSSGLLTDGERYNKVVDIWTRTSENIANKMMDNLGSDEVVDAEGNTVEQESFNSIYMMADSGARGSHAQIRQLSGMRGLMAKPDGSIIETPITANFREGLNVSHYFISTHGARKGLADTALKTANSGYLTRRLVDVCQDLVVTDEDCGTSNGVLRKALVQGGDVVIPLRDRILGRTVVGDVHSNIDDSVVVPDGEMLDEKYFDAIEANNIDEVKVRSAVTCDTRYGICSKCYGRDLARGHLVNRGEAVGVIAAQSIGEPGTQLTMRTFHIGGAATAGASVSNIEVKNNGSIKLENLRSVVNSDKKQVVVARSGELIVRDQNGSDRERYKLPYGAVLQVNDGDKIEAGQVVANWDPHTHPIVTEVAGKVKFSEMTDNMTVHKQTDELTGVTSYEVIDPSERRGSARELKPTIELVDGRGKQITLAGTDVPARYSLQAGAIVTVDDGQKVGVGDVLARIPQESSKTRDITGGLPRVAELFEARKPKDPAIMATAPGVISFGKETKGKQRLVITAPNGESVETLILKGRTINVFEGETVEKGEIVVDGSPVAEDILALKGKEALTDYIVDEVQDVYRLQGVTINDKHIEVIVRQMLRKVKITDPGQTKLLPGEQVERTRFLEENEKNAVQDLIPAKAEPVLLGITKASLTTESFISAASFQETTRVLTEASIAGKVDSLRGLKENVVVGRLIPAGTGLAYHEERVRRRRESDEKEAELAALLTQETADAEAAFDAYEDTTGEAAVAE is encoded by the coding sequence ATGCAAGATTTACTAAATCTATTCAAGCAACCGGGTGTGCCGAATGACGACTTCGATTCAATTCGAGTCAGCATCGCGTCTCCGGAAAAAATTCGCTCATGGTCTTTCGGTGAAGTTAAAAAGCCGGAAACAATCAACTATCGTACGTTCAAACCAGAACGTGACGGACTATTTTGCGCTAAGTTATTTGGGCCAATCAACGACTATGAATGTTTGTGCGGTAAGTACAAGCGCCTCAAGCATCGTGGTGTAATCTGCGAAAAATGCGGCGTAGAAGTGACTTTGGCTAAAGTGCGTCGTGAGCGTATGGGTCATATCGACCTAGCTTGCCCAGTTGCGCATATCTGGTTTTTGAAATCACTTCCGTCTCGCTTAGGTTTGATGTTGGACATGACTGTACGTGAAATTGAGCGTGTGCTTTATTTCGAAGCGTATATCGTTATTGATCCCGGCATGACGCCACTTGAAGCTAAAACGTTGATGACCGAAGAAGCTTATCTTGATGCTGTTGAACAGTACGGCGATGAGTTTAAAGCGGGTATGGGCGCAGAAGCGATCAAGGAACTACTGACGGCCGTTAATATTGATAAAGAAGTCATTCGCTTGCGTGGTGATTTGGGCGAGACATCGTCTGAAACGAAAATTAAAAATATCACCAAGCGTTTGAAAGTTCTTGAGGCATTCCAGTCGTCTGGTAATGATCCGTGCTGGATGATTATGGAAGTACTTCCGGTTCTTCCGCCTGATTTACGCCCACTAGTCGCGTTGGATGGTGGCCGCTTTGCGACCTCTGATTTAAACGATTTGTATCGTCGCGTGATTAACCGTAATAACCGTTTACGTCGTTTACTCGATTTGAATGCACCTGACATTATCGTACGTAACGAAAAGCGTATGTTGCAGGAGTCTGTGGATGCCTTGCTAGACAACGGTAGACGCGGTAAAGCGATTACTGGTGCGAATAAGCGCCAGTTGAAGTCGTTAGCAGACATGATCAAGGGTAAGCAGGGTCGTTTCCGTCAAAACTTACTCGGTAAGCGTGTGGATTATTCTGGCCGTTCGGTAATTGTGGTTGGACCAACACTGCGTTTACATCAGTGTGGTCTGCCTAAGAAAATGGGTCTTGAACTATTCAAACCATTCATTTTCAATAAATTAGAACTGCGTGGTCTGGCAACAACGATCAAACAGGCCAAGAAATTGGTCGAAGCGGAAACACCTGAGGTTTGGGACATCCTCGAAGAAGTAATTCGTGAACACCCAATTATGTTGAACCGCGCGCCAACACTTCACCGTTTGGGTATTCAAGCGTTTGAACCTGTGTTGGTTGAAGGTAAAGCGATTCAGTTGCATCCATTGGTATGTACGCCATACAACGCTGACTTTGACGGCGACCAAATGGCGGTGCACGTACCGCTATCATTGGAAGCACAGCTTGAAGCTCGTACATTAATGATGTCGACTAACAATATTCTATCGCCAGCGAATGGTGAGCCGATTATTGTACCCTCACAAGATATCGTTTTGGGTTTGTACTACATGACCCGCGAGATGATCAACGTGAAAGGCGAGGGCAAAGAGTTTGCTTCGGTAGATGAGGTTCGTCGAGCCTATGATGCGGAACAAATCGCCTTGCATGCCAAGATCAAAGTTCGCGTACGTGAAGTGAGTATCGACCCTGAAACAGGTGAACGTACTGTAACTCATGTTAAATATGCAACCACGACGGGTCGTGCTTTGTTGTCTGACATCTTGCCTGAAGGCATGCGTTTCGAAGCGATCAACCAGAAGATGAAGAAGAAGACGATTTCTGAAACCATCAATCTGTGTTACCGCACAGTTGGGATGAAGGAAACGGTTATCTTCGCTGACCAATTGATGTACACCGGTTTCCGCAATGCGGCGCTGGCTGGTATCTCGATTGGTGTGGACGACATGGTTGTGCCAGATGAGAAGCATCAAATTGTTGACGAGGCCGAAGCTGAAGTTAAGCATATCCAGGAGCAGTATTCTTCTGGTTTATTAACCGACGGTGAGCGCTACAATAAAGTCGTCGATATCTGGACTCGTACTTCGGAAAATATTGCTAATAAGATGATGGACAACCTAGGTTCAGACGAGGTTGTCGATGCTGAAGGTAATACCGTTGAGCAAGAATCGTTTAACTCGATTTATATGATGGCTGACTCCGGCGCTCGTGGTTCACATGCGCAGATTCGTCAGTTATCAGGTATGCGTGGTTTGATGGCTAAGCCGGATGGTTCGATTATCGAGACGCCAATTACCGCTAACTTCCGTGAAGGTTTGAACGTATCTCACTACTTTATTTCAACTCACGGAGCGCGAAAAGGCTTGGCCGATACCGCTTTGAAAACAGCTAACTCAGGTTACCTAACACGTCGATTGGTTGACGTGTGTCAAGATTTGGTTGTGACCGACGAAGACTGCGGAACCAGCAATGGTGTGCTACGTAAGGCATTGGTGCAGGGCGGTGACGTTGTTATTCCGTTGCGTGACCGTATTCTTGGGCGTACTGTCGTTGGTGATGTTCATTCAAATATTGATGACTCAGTGGTGGTTCCTGATGGCGAAATGCTTGATGAGAAATATTTCGATGCCATTGAAGCGAACAATATCGATGAAGTGAAGGTTCGATCAGCGGTAACGTGTGATACCCGCTACGGTATTTGCTCTAAGTGTTACGGGCGTGATTTGGCGCGTGGACATTTGGTTAACCGTGGCGAAGCGGTCGGTGTTATTGCGGCTCAGTCAATTGGTGAGCCTGGTACACAGTTGACCATGCGTACGTTCCACATTGGTGGCGCGGCGACAGCCGGTGCCTCTGTTTCTAATATTGAGGTTAAGAACAATGGTTCGATTAAGTTAGAGAACCTACGTTCTGTTGTTAACTCTGATAAAAAACAAGTTGTGGTTGCGCGTTCTGGTGAACTTATCGTTCGCGACCAAAATGGTTCAGACCGAGAGCGTTACAAGCTTCCTTATGGTGCCGTTTTGCAGGTTAATGATGGCGATAAAATTGAAGCTGGTCAGGTTGTAGCTAACTGGGATCCACATACTCATCCGATTGTGACAGAGGTTGCTGGTAAGGTTAAGTTCTCTGAAATGACCGATAACATGACTGTCCATAAGCAAACCGATGAGTTAACCGGTGTTACTTCATACGAAGTTATCGATCCGTCGGAGCGTCGTGGTTCGGCACGTGAGCTGAAGCCAACGATTGAGCTAGTTGATGGGCGCGGCAAGCAAATTACGTTAGCAGGCACTGATGTGCCAGCGCGTTATTCGTTGCAAGCTGGTGCGATCGTAACCGTCGATGATGGACAAAAAGTTGGTGTTGGTGACGTCTTGGCGCGTATTCCGCAAGAGTCGTCGAAGACTCGCGATATTACCGGTGGTCTACCGCGTGTTGCTGAGTTGTTTGAAGCACGTAAACCAAAAGATCCAGCCATTATGGCTACCGCGCCGGGCGTTATTTCCTTTGGTAAAGAGACTAAAGGTAAGCAACGTTTGGTGATTACCGCTCCGAATGGCGAATCTGTTGAGACCTTGATTCTTAAAGGCCGTACCATCAATGTATTTGAAGGTGAGACGGTAGAGAAAGGTGAGATCGTAGTGGATGGTTCACCTGTAGCCGAAGATATTCTTGCCCTTAAAGGTAAGGAAGCATTGACTGACTATATTGTGGATGAAGTGCAAGATGTTTACCGCCTGCAAGGGGTAACCATTAATGACAAGCATATCGAAGTGATTGTGCGTCAGATGCTACGTAAGGTTAAGATTACTGACCCAGGCCAGACGAAGTTGTTGCCAGGTGAGCAGGTTGAGCGCACGCGTTTCTTGGAAGAAAATGAGAAAAATGCAGTGCAAGACCTAATCCCAGCTAAGGCTGAACCAGTCTTGTTAGGTATTACCAAAGCATCGCTTACCACTGAGTCGTTTATTTCAGCGGCATCGTTCCAAGAAACCACACGGGTTCTCACTGAGGCATCGATTGCCGGTAAAGTGGATAGCTTACGGGGACTTAAAGAGAACGTGGTAGTAGGGCGACTGATTCCAGCGGGAACAGGTTTGGCTTACCACGAGGAACGTGTACGTCGTCGACGTGAATCGGATGAGAAGGAAGCTGAGCTAGCAGCATTGCTTACGCAAGAGACTGCGGATGCTGAAGCGGCCTTTGATGCATACGAAGATACTACTGGTGAAGCGGCGGTCGCAGAATAA